The following are from one region of the Siniperca chuatsi isolate FFG_IHB_CAS linkage group LG21, ASM2008510v1, whole genome shotgun sequence genome:
- the gspt1l gene encoding G1 to S phase transition 1, like isoform X2, with protein MSTEEPWDQKEAEPNEEEPGGGDRGPAVAATTEEAAPEMMEEEEEVPVPKVPPTQPDAPKKEHINVVFIGHVDAGKSTIGGQIMYLTGMVDKRTLEKYEREAKEKNRETWYLSWALDTNQEERDKGKTVEVGRAYFETDKKHFTILDAPGHKSFVPNMIGGASQADLAVLVISARKGEFETGFEKGGQTREHAMLAKTAGVKHLIVLVNKMDDPTVSWSLERYEECKEKLVPFLKKVGFNPKKDIHFMPCSGLTGANLKEPTEMCSWYTGLPFIPHLDSLPNFNRSSDGPVRLPIVDKYKDMGTVVLGKLESGSISKAQQLVMMPNRHVVEVLSLLSDDVETDDAGPGENLKLRLKGIEEEEILPGFILCNAENLCHSGRTFDAQIVIIEHKSIICPGYNAVLHIHTCIEEVQITALICLVDKKTGEKSKTRPRFVKQDQVCIARLRTAGTICLETFKEFPQMGRFTLRDEGKTIAIGKVLKLVAERD; from the exons ATGAGCACAGAGGAGCCGTGGGACCAGAAAGAGGCCGAGCCAAATGAGGAGGAGCCAGGAGGCGGGGACCGGGGGCCAGCGGTGGCAGCAACAACAGAGGAGGCGGCTCCGGAAatgatggaggaagaagaggaagtgcCGGTGCCCAAGGTTCCACCTACACAGCCAGATGCCCCCAAGAAGGAACacatcaatgttgtgttcatcGGACACGTAG ATGCTGGCAAGTCCACCATTGGCGGGCAAATCAT GTATCTAACAGGCATGGTAGACAAGAGAACCTTAGAGAAGTACGAGAGAGAAGCCAAGGAAAAGAACCGAGAAACCTG GTATCTGTCTTGGGCTTTAGACACCAACCAAGAGGAGAGGGACAAAGGCAAGACGGTGGAGGTGGGCCGAGCATACTTTGAGACCGACAAAAAGCACTTTACCATCCTAGACGCTCCAGGCCACAAAAGCTTTGTGCCCAACATGATCGGAGGTGCTTCACAAGCAGACCTGGCTGTTCTG GTGATCTCTGCCAGGAAAGGCGAGTTTGAAACTGGTTTTGAGAAGGGTGGACAGACGCGGGAACACGCTATGTTGGCCAAAACAGCTGGTGTCAAGCACCTGATAGTtctggtgaataaaatggacgatCCTACAGTCAGCTGGAGCCTGGAGAG GTATGAAGAGTGTAAGGAGAAACTAGTGCCATTTTTGAAGAAGGTGGGATTCAACCCGAAGAAAGACATTCACTTCATGCCGTGCTCCGGGCTGACAGGAGCCAACCTGAAGGAGCCCACTGAAATGTGCTCCTGGTATAC AGGTTTACCTTTCATTCCACACTTGGACAGTTTGCCAAATTTTAACAGATCAAGTGATGGCCCTGTCAGATTGCCCATCGTAGACAAATACAAG GACATGGGCACTGTGGTTCTGGGCAAACTGGAGTCAGGCTCCATCAGTAAAGCACAGCAGCTGGTCATGATGCCAAACAGG CATGTGGTGGAGGTGTTGAGTCTCCTGTCAGATGATGTGGAGACAGACGATGCCGGGCCAGGTGAAAACCTCAAGCTGCGGCTGAAGGGcatagaggaggaggagatccTGCCTGGCTTCATCCTGTGTAATGCTGAGAACCTGTGTCACTCAGGGCGCACCTTCGACGCCCAG ATCGTCATCATTGAACACAAATCCATCATCTGCCCAGGTTACAACGCAGTccttcacattcacacctgcattGAAGAAGTGCAAATTACG GCCTTAATCTGTCTGGTAGACAAGAAGACAGGAGAAAAGAGTAAGACACGACCACGATTCGTCAAACAGGACCAGGTCTGCATCGCCCGTCTGCGTACGGCAGGAACCATTTGCCTCGAGACGTTTAAAGAGTTTCCTCAGATGGGACGGTTTACCTTACGAGATGAAG GTAAGACCATCGCCATTGGTAAGGTGCTGAAGCTGGTTGCTGAGCGGGACTGA
- the gspt1l gene encoding G1 to S phase transition 1, like isoform X1, which produces MDPRDTAPDSWEQEDDVEATVDGQLEPAFTTLNVNAKPFVPNVNAAEFVPAFAMKAHPENFDSAGADVKISTMEVSESAAPVENGDTEMSTEEPWDQKEAEPNEEEPGGGDRGPAVAATTEEAAPEMMEEEEEVPVPKVPPTQPDAPKKEHINVVFIGHVDAGKSTIGGQIMYLTGMVDKRTLEKYEREAKEKNRETWYLSWALDTNQEERDKGKTVEVGRAYFETDKKHFTILDAPGHKSFVPNMIGGASQADLAVLVISARKGEFETGFEKGGQTREHAMLAKTAGVKHLIVLVNKMDDPTVSWSLERYEECKEKLVPFLKKVGFNPKKDIHFMPCSGLTGANLKEPTEMCSWYTGLPFIPHLDSLPNFNRSSDGPVRLPIVDKYKDMGTVVLGKLESGSISKAQQLVMMPNRHVVEVLSLLSDDVETDDAGPGENLKLRLKGIEEEEILPGFILCNAENLCHSGRTFDAQIVIIEHKSIICPGYNAVLHIHTCIEEVQITALICLVDKKTGEKSKTRPRFVKQDQVCIARLRTAGTICLETFKEFPQMGRFTLRDEGKTIAIGKVLKLVAERD; this is translated from the exons ATGGACCCGAGAGACACTGCCCCTGATTCCTGGGAACAAGAGGACGATGTGGAGGCCACAGTCGACGGACAACTTGAACCAGCATTCACAACCCTAAATGTGAATGCTAAACCGTTTGTGCCCAATGTAAACGCCGCCGAATTTGTTCCGGCTTTTGCCATGAAAGCACACCCGGAAAATTTCGATTCTGCTG GTGCTGATGTAAAGATATCCACCATGGAGGTGTCAGAAAGTGCTG CTCCAGTGGAGAACGGCGACACAGAGATGAGCACAGAGGAGCCGTGGGACCAGAAAGAGGCCGAGCCAAATGAGGAGGAGCCAGGAGGCGGGGACCGGGGGCCAGCGGTGGCAGCAACAACAGAGGAGGCGGCTCCGGAAatgatggaggaagaagaggaagtgcCGGTGCCCAAGGTTCCACCTACACAGCCAGATGCCCCCAAGAAGGAACacatcaatgttgtgttcatcGGACACGTAG ATGCTGGCAAGTCCACCATTGGCGGGCAAATCAT GTATCTAACAGGCATGGTAGACAAGAGAACCTTAGAGAAGTACGAGAGAGAAGCCAAGGAAAAGAACCGAGAAACCTG GTATCTGTCTTGGGCTTTAGACACCAACCAAGAGGAGAGGGACAAAGGCAAGACGGTGGAGGTGGGCCGAGCATACTTTGAGACCGACAAAAAGCACTTTACCATCCTAGACGCTCCAGGCCACAAAAGCTTTGTGCCCAACATGATCGGAGGTGCTTCACAAGCAGACCTGGCTGTTCTG GTGATCTCTGCCAGGAAAGGCGAGTTTGAAACTGGTTTTGAGAAGGGTGGACAGACGCGGGAACACGCTATGTTGGCCAAAACAGCTGGTGTCAAGCACCTGATAGTtctggtgaataaaatggacgatCCTACAGTCAGCTGGAGCCTGGAGAG GTATGAAGAGTGTAAGGAGAAACTAGTGCCATTTTTGAAGAAGGTGGGATTCAACCCGAAGAAAGACATTCACTTCATGCCGTGCTCCGGGCTGACAGGAGCCAACCTGAAGGAGCCCACTGAAATGTGCTCCTGGTATAC AGGTTTACCTTTCATTCCACACTTGGACAGTTTGCCAAATTTTAACAGATCAAGTGATGGCCCTGTCAGATTGCCCATCGTAGACAAATACAAG GACATGGGCACTGTGGTTCTGGGCAAACTGGAGTCAGGCTCCATCAGTAAAGCACAGCAGCTGGTCATGATGCCAAACAGG CATGTGGTGGAGGTGTTGAGTCTCCTGTCAGATGATGTGGAGACAGACGATGCCGGGCCAGGTGAAAACCTCAAGCTGCGGCTGAAGGGcatagaggaggaggagatccTGCCTGGCTTCATCCTGTGTAATGCTGAGAACCTGTGTCACTCAGGGCGCACCTTCGACGCCCAG ATCGTCATCATTGAACACAAATCCATCATCTGCCCAGGTTACAACGCAGTccttcacattcacacctgcattGAAGAAGTGCAAATTACG GCCTTAATCTGTCTGGTAGACAAGAAGACAGGAGAAAAGAGTAAGACACGACCACGATTCGTCAAACAGGACCAGGTCTGCATCGCCCGTCTGCGTACGGCAGGAACCATTTGCCTCGAGACGTTTAAAGAGTTTCCTCAGATGGGACGGTTTACCTTACGAGATGAAG GTAAGACCATCGCCATTGGTAAGGTGCTGAAGCTGGTTGCTGAGCGGGACTGA